A single genomic interval of Aureliella helgolandensis harbors:
- a CDS encoding DUF2200 domain-containing protein has product MKNAKSHDEKIAELTFAAVYPHYVTKVERKGRTSEELHQVITWLTGFDEQKMQSLIQEAATFEQFFKDATINPNAHLITGVICGYRVELIETPLTQQVRYLDKLVDELAKGRKMEKILRAE; this is encoded by the coding sequence ATGAAGAACGCAAAAAGTCACGACGAGAAAATTGCGGAATTGACATTCGCTGCCGTATACCCACACTACGTTACCAAAGTTGAAAGGAAAGGCCGCACTTCAGAGGAACTGCATCAAGTAATCACCTGGTTGACAGGGTTTGACGAACAAAAAATGCAAAGCCTTATTCAAGAGGCGGCTACTTTCGAACAGTTCTTCAAGGACGCAACGATTAACCCTAATGCGCATCTCATCACGGGTGTAATCTGCGGTTATCGAGTGGAATTGATTGAGACACCACTTACGCAGCAAGTCCGATATTTGGACAAGCTAGTTGATGAGCTGGCGAAAGGACGCAAGATGGAAAAGATCTTACGCGCCGAGTAG
- a CDS encoding glycosyltransferase family protein: protein MKHFGLVCPATTGHLNTILPLGKELRNRRHQVTLYGKLDAEKAVADAELGYVAIGEIEFPVGSMTTVLKNLGQLQGRAALAYTVQLFNENASVFLRDGPEVLRRTGVDGLIVDQATPEAGSVADYLGIPFVNLCSAVLLNRDDLVPSPFTSWKYNPSLFGLSK, encoded by the coding sequence TTGAAACATTTCGGACTAGTTTGCCCTGCGACCACAGGCCATCTCAATACGATCCTTCCCCTAGGAAAAGAGCTTCGAAACCGTAGGCACCAGGTCACGCTGTATGGAAAACTCGATGCCGAGAAAGCGGTAGCGGATGCGGAGCTCGGGTACGTCGCAATCGGGGAAATCGAATTTCCGGTTGGAAGTATGACGACTGTGTTGAAGAATCTCGGTCAACTTCAGGGGCGTGCGGCATTGGCTTACACGGTCCAATTGTTCAACGAAAATGCCAGTGTCTTTTTGCGAGATGGTCCCGAGGTTTTGCGTCGAACGGGCGTCGATGGTTTGATCGTTGACCAAGCGACTCCCGAAGCCGGTTCGGTGGCTGATTATCTCGGAATCCCGTTCGTGAACCTATGTAGCGCTGTCCTACTCAACCGTGACGATCTCGTTCCATCACCCTTTACTTCCTGGAAGTACAACCCGTCGCTCTTCGGGCTGTCCAAATAG
- a CDS encoding VOC family protein, whose product MSKMIFVNLPVSNLKTSMAFYEALGFQNNPQFTDETAACMVWSEAIHVMLLTHDKWRTFTGRPIPPITSSEVMLCLSCDSREAVESLNEVAGKSGGTADINPQQDYGFMYNRNLADPDGHVWEMMWMDMSAMPAE is encoded by the coding sequence ATGTCCAAAATGATCTTCGTCAATCTTCCAGTGTCTAATCTTAAAACCTCCATGGCCTTCTATGAGGCACTTGGTTTTCAGAACAATCCGCAGTTCACGGATGAAACGGCGGCGTGTATGGTTTGGAGCGAAGCGATTCATGTGATGTTACTCACTCACGACAAATGGCGAACCTTCACCGGTCGCCCCATTCCACCCATCACATCGAGTGAAGTAATGTTGTGCCTATCGTGCGATAGTCGCGAGGCCGTCGAAAGCTTGAATGAGGTCGCGGGAAAGAGTGGTGGCACCGCCGACATCAATCCGCAGCAGGATTATGGGTTCATGTACAATCGCAACCTGGCCGATCCTGATGGACACGTTTGGGAAATGATGTGGATGGACATGTCGGCTATGCCCGCTGAGTAA